The DNA region CCTGAAGCAGAGGTCTGCATAGGGCGGTGTcacaaggaggcaggaaggagatgtCTATAGGATGTCTTCCAGGAGATGCTGTGGGATTTGGCGACTTGTCGGGGAGAGAAACCCAAGGGGCCTCCCAATTCTGTGTCCCGGAAGATGGGAAAGATGGTGAGGCCACCACCCAAGTGGATGCCATGGCTGAGTTATGCCCCCTGGTTCATATGTTGGAGTCCTCACCGCAGTATCTCCGAACgggaccttatttggagataggtcTTTACAGGGGTGATTAGTTAAAACGTGGGCCTcatggagtagggtgggccctaatctaatCTGTGTCCTTATACAAAGAGATGAggacgcagacacacacagagggacgaGCACATGAGGGTACAGGGAAGGCAGCATCTGTAAGCCgggaagagaggcctcaggaggacaCAGCCCTGCGGCACCTCGTTGGTGGATTCTGGCCTCCAGACTGAGACAATCCACTCCTGTTGCTTAAGCCACATGGTTTGTggggcagccctagcaaactcacACAGCAGGGAACGGGGGGTTCCCGAATGCCTGGGAGTGCAACTCAGTGAAAATTGTATATTTCTCTAATCACACAGAGGCTGAAACGAAAGAATCACAACACAAACTCGTGGGAGGTACGGATCGTATTTATTTAGAAGATCCAGCCCGGGTACTTACAAGGCGAAGCCCTGGGGCAAAGAAACCAGGCCAGGTCGGAGGTAGAAGAGGAGACTGGGCACCCCTCCTCCTCAGGAGAGGATCCTGGGATCTCTAATAATTCTGAGTCCTCTAGATCAACTCCAAAAGCGATCGGAGCTCTGGCAGCTCAGGCAGGATGAAGACGAAGGGTGGAGGAGCCAGGAGGTTGCAGGGACACGGGAGAGGCGGCAGCAGGTCAGAGGATTCCAGTTTCAGTGTGTTTCCAGCAGGCTCACAGGAGGGGCCCAGGGATGTGGGATCTTGAAGCCCTGAGAAGGCTGAAGTGGTGAAATCGGGAAAGGAAAAGGGGATTACGGGAGAATTAATGGGCAGGACCCAGTACGCCAGAAGCCCTCATGACCTCAGAGGCTGAGCAGCTGAGTACTGAGCCCTGAACACTAGGCTGCCTTAGTCCAGAGGAGGACAGACTCGGAGACATGCTTCAGGAATTCAGGCCACAGCTGCAGTCATTCCTGGAGAGCCCAGATCTGTAGGACCAGCTGAGGTTTGTGGGCAGAGCCTCAGATCTTGCACTGGCAGCACACGGGGACACAGCAGCTGGACTGGGAACAGCAGGGTTTGCAGCAGCTGGACTGGCAGCAGGATGACCCACAGcctgaggagcagcagcagggcTTGCAGCAGCTGGACTGGGAACAGCAGGGCTTGCAGCAGCTGGACTGGGAGCAGCTACAGGAGCCACAGCCCCCCTTGGAGCCCCTACAGGAGCCACAGCCCCCCTTGGAGCCCCCACAGGAGCCACAGCCTCCCTTGGAGCCCCCACAGGAGCCACAGCCCCCCTTGGAGCCCCCGCaggagccacagctggagcaggaaCAGGCTGGCACACAGCAGCACACGGGCTTGCAGCAGCAGACAGGCACACAGCAGCTGGAGCCACAGCCCCCACAGCCGGAGCCACAGCCCCTACAGCCAGAGCCACAGCCTCCACAGCCGGAGCCACAGCCCCCACAGCCGGAGCCACAGCCCCCACAGCCGGAGCCACAGCCCCCACAGCCGGAGCCACAGCCCCCACAACTGGAgccacagcctccagagcagccacAGCAGCCCATGGTTCTGGTGGATTGAGGGTGGAGCAGGTAGAGGAGCAGGTGAGAGGCAGGTGGCAGGTGCAGGTGTGGAGCTCCCTGAGCCCCGGCTCTTTATATTCCTGCCCAGGTGTTTGTACTGATCACATGAATACGTCTGTTGTTGTTTCTGCTGTTTCACAGGCACAAGTGTTGTTTATAATCTCTTCACCGTCCTATGAGCCGCCATCAGCTCAAGCCAAGCTCTACTTTCCTTGGTTTCTAAATTTAGCCTCTTCCTCATAGGCGTTTCCCTTTGTTAGAAGACATTGGGCTCCCTCTCCGGCGGGTGTCCCAGgagcccgggaggcggtggtGGCTTGGCTGGCAGGTGGACCATTGTCCTTGGTGCTCAGGGCTCTCCTCACTGATGCAGACCCTCCACCCTCTGGCATTGGTGTTTATGTCAATGGTggtcattttgtaaaataaataaagcaaaaattaaaaaaataagctgaaaGAAAAGGCTGCCTATAGGTTCCACCGCTTAAAAACTTCCGGTATAAATATTTTGTCAAATTTGTAAAACAGAGTTTTGAAGAGTGTGGATTTTAGTGTGGCCCTGGTTCTCTTAtgcctttcttgcctcttcctccTGTATTCAGCTCACTCCTAACGACACGGATTAGACCCACGTTCCCTTCAGGCGAGCTGGGCTCACAGAGGGAACAGAGGAACAAGACTCTTCCTAATGCTTTCAAGTGGTCCTCAATTAAGTCTTTGTAAAAATTCCACAAATCAATGGATATTCTTCAAATTTATTCTTCTTGAAGCCTACAAAAATTTTGATTAGGCGCCCTCTCTAATgcactttattttctaaaagattaattttaatatttttttgttttgagaaggagtatctctcttgtcaccaaggctg from Rhinopithecus roxellana isolate Shanxi Qingling chromosome 15, ASM756505v1, whole genome shotgun sequence includes:
- the LOC104680759 gene encoding LOW QUALITY PROTEIN: DNA-directed RNA polymerase II subunit RPB1-like (The sequence of the model RefSeq protein was modified relative to this genomic sequence to represent the inferred CDS: deleted 1 base in 1 codon), producing the protein MGKMSRGGQTRRHASGIQATAAVIPGEPRSVGPAEVCGQSLRSCTGSTRGHSSWTGNSRVCSSWTGSRMTHSLRSSSRACSSWTGNSRACSSWTGSSYRSHSPPWSPYRSHSPPWSPHRSHSLPWSPHRSHSPPWSPRRSHSWSRNRLAHSSTRACSSRQAHSSWSHSPHSRSHSPYSQSHSLHSRSHSPHSRSHSPHSRSHSPHSRSHSPHNWSHSLQSSHSSPWFWWIEGGAGRGAGERRWQVQVWSSLSPGSLYSCPGVCTDHMNTSVVVSAVSQAQVLFIISSPSYEPPSAQAKLYFPWFLNLASSS